AAGTCTAATAATTCTAAAATTCATAAACATCAGTAATAGCAATGTCTTTTGTTAGAACTCTAAATTGCTTGGTAATAACTTTATGTTTCTGGGTTCACTTCTCCCCTGATCTTCCCCACAGCTCCTTGTTCACTAATTTATTTAGTTAATATTGAATTTTTCTTAAACTTGAAATTAATTCAGAGCTTAACTTGTGTGGGTAGTTAACATATGCTTCCCACGTAACTATAGAATATTGGACTCTATTGCACTACTCATCTATCTGTCCCATGttattcataaatattcttCCTGCGGAACAGGTGGAtcaaatgaataaaatagtGGAAGTTTTGGGGATACCGCCTGCCCATATCCTTGACCAAGCACCAAAAGCAAGGAAGTTCTTTGAGAAGTTGCCAGATGGCACGTGGAACTTGAAGAAGACCAAAGATGGAAAAAGGGTAGGTTATATAGTTAGGATGACAATATGGAttatccctttaaaaaaaaaaaaaattaaataatggtGAGATATTACTTTGTTTTACATTGTCTTACTAAAAATGTAGTTTATTGTTGCTTATTATTATTCTGAGTTTTAAGACAGGTTGATTAAGTAACACTTTCTGTAGTGTTGAATAGTTTCTTACTTTGATTTGACTGCTTCACTTTTATGGCATGTTTAAACTACGCACATCCAAGGCTTAGTGTGTAACTTGATTTCAAGTAATTTCTAATTTCTCAACAGGAATACAAACCGCCTGGAACTCGTAAGCTTCATAATATACTAGGAGTTGAAACAGGAGGACCAGGTGGACGTCGTGCTGGGGAATCGGGTCATACTGTAGCTGACTACTTGAAGTTCAAAGACCTCATCTTAAGGATGCTTGATTATGACCCTAAGACACGAATTCAACCTTACTATGCCCTACAGCATagtttctttaagaaaacagcagaCGAAGGTACCAACACAAGCAACAGCGTGTCTACGAGTCCTGCCATGGAGCAGTCACAGTCTTCAGGAACCACCTCTAGTACATCTTCAAGCTCAGGTGAGGTTTTCTTATTAAATCATATTTCTGAATCGTGTCGAAGGAGTCTGTCCCAGAGTCTGTCCCAGATGACAGACTTTTGTTTGGCATTTGTTTATTGGCTGGAACAAGTAACTGCTCCAGTGAAAAGTTATAAGTAGATTTACAAAAATGTGAGTGATAGGTCCTCTATTTTTTATCTTGAAGCTATTTAAATCTTTATGCTGTCATTGTTTTACAGCTTACAGCTGTCATTGTTTTACAGCTTTTATATCTCTTGTTGCTGTGATTTTATAGGTGGATCTTCTGGGACAAGCAACAGTGGAAGAGCACGGTCAGACCCCACACACCAGCATCGACATAGTGGTGGACacttcactgctgctgttcaaGCTATGGACTGTGAAACACACAGCCCACAGGTATGCACAAGTAGAGCTTTGTCtgatttatacatttttttctgagaatatGAAATCCCTAAAAGTAGTTGTATTAGGTTTACATGGCGAGGTTTCGGAACCGGGGAGGTGCAGGAGTggtctctgtgagcagagcccagcagctgccccatgtcagatcagagccagctccaaaagggacccactgctggccagagctcaGCCAGGGAGTGACGCTGTGCGGGCCTCTTGGGGAGCACATTGAAGAAAGGGGAGGGAGTGGGGAAAGTTGCACAGCAGCaactgggagagaggggtgagaaaatgtagaaacaaccctgcagaccccaaggtcagtgcagcaggagggcaggaggtgctccaggcacgcagcagcagttcccctgcggcctgtggagaggcccctggtggagcatgctgtccccctgcagcccatgggtcccacacagagcagatctccatgctgcggcccgtggaggagcccccggtggagcaggtggatgtggcctggaggaggctgcggcccatggagagcccccgcaggagcaggccccttTTGTGTAGTCCCCTTCTTGTGTAGTCCTTTGTATGTTAGGTCATTCACTTAGTCAAAAGTACTGTAGGTAGCTGTAAAAATTTCCAATAAATTCTGTGGATGCAAAGGTTTTGTATGAGTTGCAACATGCCAGATGGGGTGGTCATGTTATCCAGGGCATAAGGGTACACAGAACTATGTATCTTCCAACCTAATGAAGATCTAGCTTGTACTTCAGTGGAGGTAAAAACTTCAGTGTAAAAATTTCCAATAAATTCTGTGGATGCAAAGGTTTTGTATGAGTCGCAACATGCCAGATGGGGCTGTCATCTTATACAGGGCTTAAGGGTACACAGAACTACGTATCTTCCAACCCAATGAATCTAGCTTGTACTTCAGTGGACTCCTGCTCAAGTTCTTACTTCCATCTCACCGTGTTCATATGCTTCACCAACATTACGACTGGTGAATTAGGAACATTATTAGCTACAAATGattcagtaatttctttttttttttttttttttaaatacagatcagataaaaccacaaaatactGTATATTACCTTCGTTTGTTCCTGGAAGAACATTAACTGAAATGTTGTAGtgattttacatttctgttcatCCCTTTCAAAGTTGTAGAATCCTTTTTACAGGTATTAAGCAGTAGCCTCCATGCATTACAGTCATGAAAAGAAGAGAACATCATACATGCTTCTTTGCAACTCAcagtttcttcttctcccaagtagataatttaatttattcaacAAATGGCTGTGTAGCTAGATCTTGCTACTTTAATAATCTTTAATCAGCAGTGTTGTTCCAGAGGTGTGGGTAGTAATCCTCTAATAGTGTTGGTAGTGTTCAAGATATGAACTGCAACATATTAATTTAGTTTAGCATGCTAAATGTATCCAGAGGCCCTAGTCACAGATTAAGGCCTTAATGTTTGTACAACACCTAGAACCAATATGCtgtttaaagctgctttttttaatttggtagTAAGGTCACATATAGGACTTTCTTTAACTgcctgtttgaaaaaaaaatcagaatgcaaacttttttaaagttatatgTAGAAACATGTATTAGAATACTCTTTAACTACATGATTATATTTCTAGACTAATTTTGAAACTGCAAGGATTGGTTAACTTATTCAAAAGTTAGCAGAAACATTAATAACTTAATCTCTCTCATATATGGATACATTTGATTAatcatttcactttttgttttgcctgttaACATAGGTTCGACAACAGTTTCCTCCTCCAATTGGTTGGACAGCCACTGAAGCTCCTACACAGGTCACTGTTGAAAACCATCCAGTTCAAGAAACCACCTTCCATGTAACCCCTCAACAACAGAATGCATTACATCATCATCACGGAAATAGCtctcaccaccaccatcaccaccaccaccaccaccaccatcatgGACAGCAAGCCTTGGGTAGCCGGACCAGGCCAAGGGTCTACAATTCTCCAACAAACAGCTCCTCCACCCAGGATTCTATGGAGGTGGGCCACAGTCACCACTCCATGACATCCCTGTCTTCCTCAACTACTTCTTCCTCTACATCTTCCTCCTCTACTGGTAACCAAGGCAATCAGGCCTATCAGAACCGCCCAGTGGCTGCTAATACCTTGGACTTTGGACAAAATGGAGCTATGGACATGAATTTAACAGTCTACTCTAATCCACGCCAAGAAACTGGCATAGCTGGACATCCAACGTACCAGTTTTCTGCTAATACAGGTCCTGCTCATTACATGACTGAAGGACACCTTGCAATGAGGCAAGGAATTGATAGAGAAGAGTCTCCCATGACAGGAGTTTGTGTTCAGCAAAGTCCTGTGGCTAGCTCGTGACTAAACTGAAACTAAGtttgtttcttgtgtgtttttataGAAGTGgtgtttttccaaaaacaaagtGCAAAGCTGCTTGAATCAGAAGGAGATAAACTCACTGAACCGCTACAGGAGGGCAAAGCTGACTATTTTTTTAGACTTGAAAAGATTGCAAAGGGacaatgaagtttttttttttttttaaagagccaTGTCCGGACCCACCTTAATGAATAGCTTAGTGGTGTTCACCTTTTGCTTCGCCCATTTTAACTTGCCACAACCTCGTcatagtttgttttttggggggagggtgtttttttttttctgcctcattcAACAGGGGGCTATTGTTAAAATGTTGGCTGTAGCTGCAAactagtttctttttaaagacattgcACATGATTTATAAAAAGGCCCTTTGAAGATTTTGGGTGGGAGGGGagtgaataatatatatatacatatattttttttttagttcccCAAACAAACATGGGCACAGAAATGCAGTACTGTAAGGAAGAGGGACCTTCAGattacacaaatatatattcttCAGTTGTAAAAAGGGACGGTTGTAATGGAGTTTGTAAGGCACATTAAGCATGCTAAGTGGCGGTGATCAGAACTCTCCTTATCTGAATCTACTGAGGATCAAAGCAGCAATTGTAATGGGAATCTGTGCGTCTCATATTTTGGAGACCACAGTCAGTTAGTATTGAAATATGACTGGTTTCATAACTAAGGTGCACTGAGAAGCAATCAACGGGTCGGTCCTGGCCAGTCGTGGGGAGGTCTAAGTGGTGGTCTTTGGGAAAACCTTTGGCCTTATGGATTTGGACTCTTAAGTTAGAAGAGCCTACCATTTCAGATGCAATCACTTTTGGAcatgcttttgcagacagtccTTAATGCTGAAAACACAGAGAATGGGTAATTCAAGAggcctttcttttaaaaatagacttttgTGACCCACTTATTGTAAGGTATTGCAAGGTCACTTTGCGTGTGTCATAAAGTTGACTTCCTTATTGGTTGAAGGTCACAGAAGTAGTGGTTTGCGTTTGATGGAAATAGCTACAACTGTGTCCCTTcctgctttttacttttttcttttgctttttcttggcACGTGGTTTCTCCACCATTACTTCTGCACAAAGACGTCTTCTGTTCAtcctgaacatttttaaaaatgcagaatttatgTGACTGCTTTTTTGCCTCACAATTATGCTGTGAATtttacaaaaatttattttcttttttgataatTTATTGTACCAAAGCTGTTTTTATAGCACATAGATGTCTGTAACCAATAATGTAGCAGTTCTGCACTTTGACACAAGGTGTAACTAGaccatttttaaatgtcagttgAGAATTATGGCTGTACTATTGCTTAAACAAAACTGGAACTGTTGTTGAATTCATAGCCAATACATTTACAGCAATCTGTGTACTGAACATAATAGATTGACATCTACTTCAAGACTATAACATCTGTTACGTTATAAATGTGTTCAGGCTTCTGAAGGTAAAAGGGACACTAGATCCAGAAGCTATGAAACCAGCAGTTGATTCTTGTATTCCTTATTAACATAATTGTAAACTTGAAGGCAAGACCTTGATTGCATGAACAGGTCCAAAATAATAGTCTGAGTAAAGCAAGACACTCACATGAGACCTGAGGTTAGCAGGCTGTATTTAACAGGTGCCTAATTTTTGGGTAATGCTGCCTTAATATAACACAGTCAGCTTGGCAGTTGCAAAATTTATGGGCCCATTCAGAGATTAGTTGTATAAATAAAAGCTCAGTGAAAACCATCTGAAAGAACAAGGGCAATTCAGTGACTACCCATCCCAGATTAACACTGTTTGCCTATTATATATTACAGAAGCAGTGATCTACCTCTGCCAGTAAGCccttttaaaacttaattcagcagaaaattCAGAGTTCACACTGGTCAGTTCCATGTGgctaagtaatttttttcagactaaaaGGTGGACTTTTTTATATACTTACAGTGGCAACACAGCAGCTGGCTACCATGTAGATGGGAATGAATACTTGggattaccttttttttttgtaaatcacaacttttttttttttaatcaagtgaTCCATATTCTTTGTATCGACATGTCAACCCTGTggatgaaactgtttttttttttcctgtttcttttctttttttcttaaactcaGTAATTCAGAGTTTACAGGAATTGGAAGGCTGTCACCTTAAAAACAGGGTGCTGAGTTCAGCAATATAGAAAGGAATCCAGTA
This genomic window from Cygnus olor isolate bCygOlo1 chromosome 1, bCygOlo1.pri.v2, whole genome shotgun sequence contains:
- the DYRK1A gene encoding dual specificity tyrosine-phosphorylation-regulated kinase 1A is translated as MHTGGETSACKPSSVRLAPSFSFHAAGLQMAGQMSHSHQQYSDRRQQNINDQQVSASSYTDRIQQPLTNQRRMPQTFRDPATAPLRKLSVDLIKTYKHINEVYYAKKKRRHQQGQGDDSSHKKERKVYNDGYDDDNYDYIVKNGEKWMDRYEIDSLIGKGSFGQVVKAYDRVEQEWVAIKIIKNKKAFLNQAQIEVRLLELMNKHDTEMKYYIVHLKRHFMFRNHLCLVFEMLSYNLYDLLRNTNFRGVSLNLTRKFAQQMCTALLFLATPELSIIHCDLKPENILLCNPKRSAIKIVDFGSSCQLGQRIYQYIQSRFYRSPEVLLGMPYDLAIDMWSLGCILVEMHTGEPLFSGANEVDQMNKIVEVLGIPPAHILDQAPKARKFFEKLPDGTWNLKKTKDGKREYKPPGTRKLHNILGVETGGPGGRRAGESGHTVADYLKFKDLILRMLDYDPKTRIQPYYALQHSFFKKTADEGTNTSNSVSTSPAMEQSQSSGTTSSTSSSSGGSSGTSNSGRARSDPTHQHRHSGGHFTAAVQAMDCETHSPQVRQQFPPPIGWTATEAPTQVTVENHPVQETTFHVTPQQQNALHHHHGNSSHHHHHHHHHHHHHGQQALGSRTRPRVYNSPTNSSSTQDSMEVGHSHHSMTSLSSSTTSSSTSSSSTGNQGNQAYQNRPVAANTLDFGQNGAMDMNLTVYSNPRQETGIAGHPTYQFSANTGPAHYMTEGHLAMRQGIDREESPMTGVCVQQSPVASS